A single genomic interval of Juglans regia cultivar Chandler chromosome 1, Walnut 2.0, whole genome shotgun sequence harbors:
- the LOC108999636 gene encoding callose synthase 12-like, with the protein MSLPQRPSSAQSRHTPRPPSESEIYNIIPIHNLLADHPSLRFPEVRAVTTALRAVGDLRKPPYSQWAPHLDLLDWLALFFGFQSDNVRNQREHLVLHLANAQMRLSPPPDNIDALDATVLRRFRKKLLRNYTAWCSYLGKKSNIWISDRGQADSEHRRELLYVSLYLLIWGESANVRFVPECICFIFHNMAMELNKIVEGYIDENTGQPFMPSISGENAFLNCVVKPIYETISAEVESSKNGSAPHSVWRNYDDINEYFWSKRCFLKLRWPIKLDSNFFVTTGRRGKHVGKTGFVEQRSFWNLFRSFDRLWVMLVLFLQAAIIVAWEGRDYPWHAWTSREVQVRLLTVFFTWSGLRFLKSLLDASMQYSLVSRETMGLGVRMVMKSVVAAAWIVVFGVFYGRIWSQRSADRRWSPEANRRVVTFLEVALVFVLPELLAVALFILPWLRNFLEETNWRIFYMLSWWFQSRAFVGRGLREGLVDNIKYSLFWVLVLATKFCFSYFLQIKPMIAPTKEMLDLKVVHYQWYQLFKRSDRLAVGLLWLPVVLIYLMDIQIWYSIYSSFVGAAVGLFQHLGEIRNIEQLRLRFQFFASAIQFNLMPEEQLLNARGMRNKFNDAIHRLKLRYGLGRPYKKLESNQVEANKFALIWNEIISIFREEDIISDNEHELLELPQNSWNVRVIRWPCFLLCNELLLALGQAKELVDAPDKWLWYKICKNEYRRCAVIEAYDCIKHLLLEITNSNTEEHSIMTILFQEIDHSIEIERFTKTFNMNVLPQLHTQLIKLVQVLNKPVKDPSQVVNSLQALYEIVKRDLFKEKRSMEQLREDGLASRNPASAQGLLFENAVNLPDPSNETFYRQVRRLHTILTSRDSMHNIPVNLEARRRIAFFSNSLFMNMPHAPQVEKMMAFSVLTPYYSEEVLYSKEQLRTENEDGISILYYLQTIYADDWKHFIERMRREGMVKNEEIWTTKLRDLRLWASYRGQTLARTVRGMMYYYRALKMLAFLDSASEMDIREGSRELGSMRRDNLDGYNSEGSLSSRSLSRTGSPVNLLFKGHEDGTALMKFTYVIACQIYGTQKARKDPHADEILYLMKNNEALRVAYVDEVSTGRDGKEYYSVLVKYDHQKQEEVEIYRIKLPGPLKLGEGKPENQNHAIIFTRGDAVQTIDMNQDNYFEEALKMRNLLEEFRRYYGIRKPTILGVREHIFTGSVSSLAWFMSAQETSFVTLGQRVLADPLKIRMHYGHPDVFDRFWFLTRGGISKASRVINISEDIFAGFNCTLRGGNVTHHEYIQVGKGRDVGLNQVSMFEAKVASGNGEQVLSRDVYRLGHRLDFFRMLSFFYTTVGFFFNTMMVILTVYAFLWGRLYLALSGFEDSALADDTNSNAALGTILNQQFIIQLGLFTALPMIVENSLELGFLQAIWDFLTMQLQLSSVFYTFSMGTRAHYFGRTILHGGAKYRATGRGFVVEHKNFAENYRLFARSHFVKAIELGLILIVYASHSPIAGNTFVYIAMTITSWFLVVSWIITPFVFNPSGFDWLKTVYDFDDFMNWIWYRGSVFAKSEQSWERWWYEEQDHLRTTGLWGKIMEIILDLRFFFFQYGIVYQLNIAAGSTSIAVYLLSWIYVFVAFGIYVVIAYAQDKYAAKEHIYYRLVQFLVIILAILVVIALLQFTDFTFIDIFTSLLAFIPTGWGMILIAQVFRPLLQHTILWETVVSLARLYDIMFGVIVMAPVALLSWLPGFQSMQTRILFNEAFSRGLRIFQIVTGKKSKVDL; encoded by the coding sequence ATGAGTCTCCCGCAGCGGCCGTCTTCGGCCCAAAGCCGGCATACTCCACGACCACCCTCCGAATCTGAGATCTACAACATCATCCCCATCCACAACCTCCTCGCCGACCACCCTTCCCTCCGTTTCCCGGAGGTTCGTGCAGTCACCACCGCTCTCCGAGCCGTTGGAGATCTACGCAAGCCCCCCTACTCTCAATGGGCCCCGCACTTGGACCTCCTGGACTGGCTCGCCCTCTTCTTCGGTTTCCAGAGCGACAACGTCCGGAACCAGCGCGAGCATCTCGTCCTCCATCTCGCCAACGCCCAGATGCGCCTCTCCCCTCCCCCAGACAACATTGACGCCCTCGACGCGACCGTTTTGCGCCGGTTCCGCAAGAAGCTCCTACGTAACTACACCGCCTGGTGCTCCTACCTCGGTAAGAAATCCAATATCTGGATCTCTGATCGCGGCCAGGCCGACTCCGAACACCGCCGCGAGCTACTCTACGTCTCGCTTTACCTCCTCATCTGGGGTGAGTCCGCCAACGTCCGCTTCGTCCCCGAATGCATTTGCTTTATTTTCCATAACATGGCCATGGAATTGAACAAAATTGTAGAGGGTTACATAGACGAGAACACCGGCCAGCCATTTATGCCCTCGATTTCGGGCGAGAACGCGTTCTTGAACTGCGTTGTGAAACCGATTTACGAGACGATCAGCGCAGAAGTTGAAAGTAGTAAGAACGGGTCTGCGCCGCACAGCGTGTGGCGCAATTACGATGATATAAATGAGTATTTTTGGAGTAAACGGTGTTTTCTGAAACTCCGCTGGCCGATTAAGTTGGACAGTAATTTTTTCGTGACGACTGGTAGACGGGGAAAACATGTGGGGAAGACTGGCTTTGTGGAGCAGAGGTCGTTTTGGAACTTGTTTAGGAGTTTCGATAGGTTATGGGTGATGCTGGTGTTGTTTTTGCAGGCGGCCATTATTGTTGCATGGGAGGGGAGGGATTATCCGTGGCATGCATGGACGAGTAGGGAGGTGCAGGTGCGTCTTTTGACTGTGTTCTTCACGTGGAGTGGCTTGAGGTTCTTGAAGTCCTTGTTGGACGCCAGCATGCAGTATAGTTTGGTCTCCAGGGAGACAATGGGGCTTGGGGTGAGGATGGTGATGAAGAGCGTGGTTGCTGCCGCTTGGATTGTGGTGTTCGGGGTATTTTATGGGAGGATATGGTCGCAGAGGAGTGCTGATAGGAGGTGGTCTCCCGAGGCGAATAGAAGGGTGGTGACTTTTCTTGAGGTAGCGTTGGTTTTTGTGTTGCCGGAGCTTCTGGCAGTGGCACTGTTTATTCTTCCGTGGCTTAGGAATTTTCTTGAGGAGACGAATTGGAGGATCTTTTATATGTTGTCATGGTGGTTTCAGAGCAGGGCTTTTGTGGGACGTGGGTTGAGGGAGGGTCTCGTGGACAATATTAAGTACAGTTTGTTCTGGGTTCTGGTTCTTGCTACGAAATTTTGTTTCAGTTACTTTTTGCAGATCAAACCTATGATTGCTCCAACAAAAGAGATGTTGGATCTAAAAGTTGTGCATTATCAATGGTATCAGCTTTTCAAAAGGAGCGACAGATTAGCAGTTGGGCTATTGTGGCTTCCTGTTGTTTTGATTTACCTCATGGATATCCAGATTTGGTACTCCATCTACTCATCTTTTGTTGGGGCAGCGGTTGGGTTGTTTCAGCACTTGGGTGAGATTCGAAATATTGAACAATTGAGGCTGAGGTTCCAGTTCTTTGCGAGTGCCATTCAGTTCAATCTCATGCCAGAGGAGCAGCTGTTAAATGCAAGGGGGATGAGGAATAAGTTTAATGATGCCATCCACAGGTTGAAGCTGAGATATGGGCTTGGTCGACCATATAAGAAGCTTGAATCTAACCAAGTTGAGGCAAATAAGTTTGCTTTGATAtggaatgaaattatttcaattttcaggGAAGAAGATATCATCTCTGACAATGAACACGAGCTGTTGGAGCTGCCCCAGAATTCTTGGAATGTCAGGGTCATCCGCTGGCCTTGTTTCCTTCTCTGTAATGAACTACTGCTTGCACTTGGTCAAGCGAAAGAGTTGGTAGATGCTCCAGACAAGTGGCTCTGGTACAAGATATGCAAGAATGAGTACAGGCGCTGTGCTGTAATTGAAGCTTACGACTGTATCAAGCACTTGTTGCTTGAGATTACCAACAGCAACACCGAAGAGCATTCCATCATGACCATCCTTTTTCAAGAGATCGATCACTCTATTGAGATTGAGAGATTTACTAAGACATTTAATATGAATGTACTGCCGCAGCTCCATACCCAGTTAATAAAACTTGTTCAGGTATTGAACAAGCCTGTCAAAGATCCTAGCCAGGTGGTGAATTCACTTCAGGCCCTTTATGAGATTGTTAAACGGGATCTTTTCAAGGAGAAGAGGAGCATGGAACAGCTGAGGGAGGATGGTTTGGCTTCTCGCAATCCAGCTTCTGCTCAGGGGCTGCTTTTTGAGAATGCTGTCAACTTGCCAGACCCCAGTAATGAGACCTTCTATCGGCAGGTCCGGCGGTTGCACACAATTCTTACCTCTCGGGACTCGATGCACAATATACCAGTAAATCTTGAGGCAAGACGCCGAATTGCTTTCTTCAGTAACTCCCTCTTCATGAACATGCCCCATGCCCCCCAAGTTGAGAAAATGATGGCCTTCAGTGTATTGACCCCTTACTACAGTGAAGAAGTACTCTATAGCAAAGAACAACTTAGAACGGAGAATGAAGATGGGATTTCTATCCTGTACTATTTACAGACAATTTATGCCGATGATTGGAAACATTTTATTGAGAGGATGCGCCGAGAAGGAATggtgaaaaatgaagaaatatggACAACTAAGCTGAGAGATCTCAGGCTTTGGGCATCATACAGAGGCCAGACACTTGCCCGCACTGTAAGGGGAATGATGTATTACTATCGGGCTCTTAAGATGCTGGCATTTCTGGATTCTGCATCAGAGATGGACATCCGGGAAGGATCACGAGAACTTGGTTCAATGAGGCGAGACAACTTGGATGGTTACAATTCAGAAGGGTCGCTTTCTTCCAGGAGTTTGAGTAGGACGGGCAGTCCAGTGAATTTGTTGTTCAAAGGACACGAGGATGGGACTGCTTTGATGAAATTCACATACGTGATTGCCTGCCAGATATATGGGACTCAAAAGGCAAGAAAAGATCCCCATGCTGATGAAATATTGTATCTGATGAAAAACAATGAGGCCCTTCGAGTTGCCTATGTTGATGAGGTTTCCACAGGGAGGGATGGGAAAGAGTACTACTCTGTCCTTGTGAAGTACGACCACCAAAAGCAGGAGGAAGTGGAAATCTACCGGATAAAGCTGCCTGGTCCCTTAAAGCTTGGAGAGGGAAAACCGGAGAATCAAAATCATGCCATCATCTTCACCCGTGGTGATGCTGTTCAGACTATTGATATGAACCAAGACAACTATTTTGAAGAGGCACTCAAAATGCGTAATTTATTGGAAGAATTCAGGCGTTATTATGGCATCCGGAAGCCTACAATCTTGGGAGTTAGGGAGCACATCTTTACCGGATCCGTTTCATCACTTGCTTGGTTTATGTCTGCTCAGGAAACGAGTTTTGTCACCTTGGGACAGCGTGTTCTGGCAGACCCCTTGAAGATTAGAATGCATTATGGCCATCCTGATGTTTTTGACAGGTTTTGGTTCTTGACTCGTGGTGGCATCAGCAAAGCTTCCAGAGTGATTAACATCAGCGAGGACATTTTTGCTGGCTTTAATTGCACATTGCGTGGAGGCAATGTAACCCACCATGAATACATCCAAGTTGGCAAGGGAAGGGATGTTGGGTTGAATCAAGTATCCATGTTTGAGGCCAAGGTCGCAAGTGGAAATGGTGAGCAAGTTCTTAGCAGAGATGTCTACAGGCTGGGTCATAGGTTGGACTTCTTCAGGATGCTGTCATTCTTTTACACTACCGTGGGATTCTTTTTCAACACAATGATGGTGATTCTGACTGTATATGCATTTCTTTGGGGACGACTCTATCTGGCTCTCAGTGGTTTTGAGGATTCTGCTTTGGCAGATGACACAAATAGCAATGCAGCACTTGGTACAATCTTGAATCAGCAGTTCATCATCCAACTTGGTCTGTTCACTGCCCTTCCTATGATAGTGGAGAACTCTCTTGAGCTTGGGTTCTTGCAAGCTATTTGGGATTTCCTGACAATGCAGCTCCAGCTGTCATCTGTTTTCTACACATTCTCTATGGGAACCCGTGCCCACTACTTTGGCCGGACTATCCTTCATGGTGGTGCAAAATATCGGGCCACTGGACGTGGTTTTGTCGTGGAGCATAAGAATTTTGCGGAGAATTATAGACTCTTTGCTCGAAGCCATTTTGTGAAGGCCATTGAACTTGGACTGATACTGATAGTTTACGCCTCGCACAGTCCTATAGCTGGCAACACATTTGTTTACATAGCCATGACCATCACTAGTTGGTTCTTGGTTGTGTCGTGGATTATTACCCCCTTTGTGTTTAATCCTTCTGGATTTGATTGGTTGAAGACTGTTTACGATTTTGATGACTTTATGAACTGGATTTGGTACCGTGGCAGCGTGTTTGCAAAATCTGAACAGAGCTGGGAAAGATGGTGGTATGAGGAGCAGGATCACCTTAGGACGACCGGCTTGTGGGGAAAGATAATGGAAATTATCTTAGACCTCCGATTCTTCTTTTTCCAATATGGGATAGTGTACCAGCTAAATATCGCTGCAGGGAGTACCAGTATTGCTGTTTACTTGTTGTCTTGGATCTACGTGTTCGTGGCTTTTGGTATTTATGTGGTAATAGCATATGCTCAGGATAAATATGCGGCCAAAGAACACATCTACTATCGTCTTGTCCAGTTCCTCGTGATTATACTTGCTATACTTGTGGTGATTGCCCTGCTGCAATTCACGGATTTCACATTCATTGATATTTTCACTAGTTTGTTGGCATTTATACCAACTGGGTGGGGCATGATTTTGATTGCCCAAGTATTCCGGCCCCTTCTGCAGCACACTATACTTTGGGAGACAGTTGTTTCTTTGGCCCGACTTTATGATATAATGTTTGGAGTCATTGTCATGGCTCCTGTGGCTCTACTGTCATGGTTGCCTGGTTTTCAATCAATGCAGACGAGGATTCTTTTCAATGAAGCATTTAGTAGGGGTCTCCGCATTTTCCAGATTGTTACTGGGAAAAAATCTAAGGTTGACTTGTGA